TTGCCAGCAAGAATTTCCGTAATCTGCTCGATCGGCTCGGGCCCGAGGATTATCCCGACCTGCGGTTTCAGATCATGACCAACGGCATGTTGTTCACGCCGCGCGAGTGGACGCGCTTCCCCTCGCTCCATGGCCGGGTCGCCTATCTGCGGATCAGCCTCGACGCCGCCACCGGCCCGACGCACGAATTGCTTCGCCGTGGCGCGCGCTGGAAGACCATGGAAGAGAATCTGGCCTTTGCCCGGGACCTGCGCGCTGCAGGGGCGATCGACAGGCTGGAATTCTCCTTCACTGTCCAGACCGAGAATTATCGGGAAATGGGCATGCTGGTCGATATGGCTCATAGCTACGGCGCCGATCACATAGCCTTTGGCCGCCTGACCAACTGGGGTACTTTCTCGGCGGAGGAATATGCGGCCAAGGCGGTTTTCAGCACCTCACACCCTCAGCATGGCGATTTCATCGAAGCCATGCAGGATGGGCGACTGCGCGACAGGATTGCCGGCCTGAACGACCTCGGCCAGTTCGTGCGATCATCACGCGCCTGAGGCAAGTGTAAGCCCCGGCCGCCCGAGGCAGTCGTCTCACGCGCGATGCCGATCGGAAACAGGAGCGGCGGTGCGCGTTGGGGGGTGTGATCCCAGCACTTCCGGAGGACGCGATGGACGATCCCGAATGGACCGATGCCGATCTGGCCCTGCTTCAAAGCCTGGACGCGGCCGGCACCCCGATCGAGCAGATCGCCCGGCGGCTTGGGCGTGATCCCCAGGCGATCGAGGCGCATCTGCCGATCGCCCGGGCGCGCAAGGGCGTCATTCCAGTGCCCGAGCCGCGCGCGTCGGCCCCCAGATGGAACGGCCCCGACGAGGAGGGGGATGTCGGCCCCCCTTCCGGCCGCGACGAGGCCGATCCGTCGGCATGGGTCCATATCGGCAAGAGCTGAGGGGGCGAAGCGGTGCCGCCTTACGGCCTTGCCGCCGGTCGCGACCGACGGGATCGGGCCTGCCTCATCGTCCTGTCCCCACCAGGCAAGGCCGGCCCGCCAGGATTCCGTCCTGCCTGTGAAGCGCGTCACTCCGCGAATCGTCAAAAAATGTGAACGCTGTGTTGCCGGATAGGATGTACTGATCGGTACCTCTTCCTATCTATAAAGCGATGGCGGCGATCACGACAGGCGCGGTGGCCGGCAAGGAGCAAGACGATGGCGTATCTGCAATCCGAGCTGCCGCCCTCGACGGCCCCGGCGAAGCCGCTTGCGGTGCATGGCGTCTCGCCAGCCCCGATCGCGATACCGGCCCCTGCCGCGCGCTGGCCGGCCCGGATCGCAGCGCGCTTCGGCGCGGTGCTTGCGGCGATGCTGGCGCTGTTCTTCGTCGGTCAGGCGGCGGCCCGCGCCACCGAGTCCCTCGCCATCGGCATCATCGCCGCCGATCTGGTCTTCCTGCTTGTCGTCGCCGGCTGGTCGACGGTAGCTGTCAGCAGCCTGCGCCGCTGAGAGAGGGGAGCCACGGGCCTCTTCGCGCGTAATGCGGGACGATGGCCTTCGCCCGCACCTCACACCGCCTCTTCCTCACCGTCTTCATCGCGGCGCTGGGCCTCGCCTTCTACAGCTGGGCGAAGGGGCACCCGCAGGATCTGCCCTGGACGCCGCTGTCGCTGGGTGAGCAGGCGGGGCGCTTCACCAACTTCAAGATTGCTGGGCTGCACGGCGATTTCCGTTCCTGCCGTCGGCTGCTCGACGATGGCGCGGAGGCGTATGCGGTGCTGCCACCGGCCCGGGCGGAGGGCGGGGCCTGCGGCTATGACGATGGCGTCCGGCTCGAAAGTTCGCCGGGCTTCGGCTATGCGCCGCGCGCCGAGGTTTCCTGTCCGGTGGCGATCGGGCTGTTCCTCTGGGAGCGCCAGGTGGTGCAGCCCGCGGCGCTTCGGCATTTCGGCAGGCCCGTCACACGGGTCGACAGCTTCGGCAGCTATGCGTGCCGCCCGATCCGCGGAGGCCGCGAGGGGCGGTGGAGCGAACATGCCCGGGCCAATGCGATCGATATCGCCGGTTTCCGCCTGTCCGGCGGCCGGCGGATCAGCGTCGCCGGGGACTGGAGGCGCGATGGTGCCGAGGCCGCATTCCTGCGCGAGGTGCGCAACGGGGCCTGCCGCATGTTCGCGACGGTGCTTTCGCCTGACTATAATGCGGCGCACCGCGACCATCTGCACCTCGACCAGGCAGCGCGGGGCGGGTGGAGCTATTGCCGTTGAGCAACAGGCTGCGCGCCCCGCAGCCACCCTGTGGTAGCATCGCGTAATCTTCTGGACATGGTCGGGCAAAGATGATGTGCTGTGGCCACAACATAATTCGGAGGGGATCGCTCGGCAGTTTTTGGGGAACTGGCGTGGTCGATCTTGCACGTATCGATTGGTTCAAGGCGAGCATCCTCCCGCATGAGCGGGCCTTGCGCGCATGCCTGCGCCGGGCATCCACGGCAGGGGGCGACATCGACGATATCGTCTCCGAAGCGCTCGTCCGCGCCTATGGGACCGAGGATTGGGTGCGCATCGGCGATGGACGCCATTATCTTTTCCGCATCGCCCGCAACGTTCTGATCGATCATGCGCGGCGCAACGCGCTGGTCGCCTTCGACAGCCTCGATGATGCCGGCGACGGCGAAGCCGACCATCGTACAGAGGCCGCTATCTCGGCGCGCGACGAATTGCGCCAGGTCCAGCGCGCGATCGAGGCTATGCCGCCGCAATGTCGCCGTGTATTCGTGCTGCGCCGGGTGCATGAGCGCTCGATCGGGGAGATCGCGGCCGAGATGGGGCTGTCGATCTCCACGGTCGAGAAGCATCTCGGCAAGGCGGTGGCCCTGCTCGCGCGGGTGATCGCCGAGATCGAGGAGGGAAGCTTTGGGCGAGGTGGAGAGCCCGCGCAGCGTGGAGGAGGGCCGGCTGGCCCGGGCGGCGCATTTCTTTGCCCGGCAGCTCGATGACCGGTCGGCGGAGTTGCGCGCCGAACTCGACGCATGGCTCGGCGCCGATCCCCGCAATGCCATCGCATTCGCGCGCGCAGGGGCGGCGTGGGAGAGGGCTGCCGGGGTGGGCGCCATGGCGCCGTCACCAGTGCAGGACGAGAACCGGCGGGACATGGCTGGTGCATCGCAACAGGGCCAGGACCAGCAATAGGCAGGGCTGAGCAGGGTTGCGCCACCGGATCGCTGATACCGCCGACATCCCCGCTATCGCCGCGCTGATGGAGCGGGCGATCGCCGAGCTCCAGCAAGGGTTCCTCTCCCCCGCCCAGATCGCCGCGAGCCGCGCGCATATGGGGCTCGATACCCAGCTGATCCGCGACGGCAGCTATTTTCTTGTCGAGATCGATGGCCTGCTCGCGGGCTGTGGCGGCTGGAGCGCCCGGGCGACGCTGTTCGGCGGTGACGCGAGCGCGGGGCGCGATGCCGCGATGCTCGATCCCGCGCGCGATGCGGCGCGCATCAGGGCGATGTACACCGATCCGGCCTTCGCGCGGCGAGGCGTGGGACGGCGGATCATCGCCCTGTGCGAGGCCGCGGCCGCCGCTGCCGGGTTCGGGCGCACCGAAATGGCGGCGACGCTGGCGGGTTTGCCGCTGTACGAGGCGTGCGGCTACGGCGTGGTTGAGCGGTTCGAGGCAGTGGCGCCGGATGGCGTGCCAGTACCCCTCGTGCGGATGGAAAAGCCCCTGCACCGACATAGCCGGTAGCCACGACCGGATTGCGAAAGACCGGCCGATCAGGCCTTGGCCGGCCTGGCCGGCTTCGGCGACGTCTCGGGCTCGGGATAGGGCATCACCATCGTGCCGTCGGGGGCTGCGGTGAAGGTGGTCTGGGTCGGATAAGCGAACTGGATGCCTTCTGCGGCGAAGGTTTCGAGGATGGTGATGCAGACTTCGTGGCGGGCCCGGTTGAAGACCTCAGCGTCCTCGGCGAGCACGTCGAACATCAGTTCATAGTCTAGCGAGGACGCGCCGAAATTGATCATGGAGCAGTGCAGGAACACCGCCTTGTCCTGCCGGGTCACGATCCCCTTGACGATGTCGGGGATGCGTCGGCACGTCTCGGGGGGGGTCTGGTAGGTCACGCCCAGCATCAGCGTCGCGCGCCGGCGCATCGTGTGCGTGAGGTTGTGCAACTCCTTGTTGAGCAGGTTGGTGTTGGAGATGATCACCTCTTCCCCGGTTACTGAGCGGAGACGGGTCGTCTTCAGGCCGATCGCCTCCACCGTGCCGGTCGTCGTCTTGTCCCAGTTGACGGTGTCGCCGCGCCGAAAGGGGCGGTCGAAGATGATCGCCAGGCTTGCGAACAGATCGGAGAATATGCCCTGCGCCGCGAGGCCGATCGCGATGCCGCCGATGCCGAGGCTGGCGACGAGGCCGGTGATGTTGACGCCGACATTGTCGAGGATCGCCAGTGTCGCCACGATGAAGCAGACTGCGGTGACGAGCAGGCGGATGATCCCGATCGCCGAACCCAGCGTCGAGTAGCCGCTCTCTTCGTCGTCGCCGGCGCGATGTTCGACGATGCCGATTACCAGCTCGCGTACCCAGATCGCGGCCTGGATCGCGGCGGCGACGGTGAACAGGAAGCGCACCGTATCGGCGACCACCGCCGGGGGGGCCGCGTAGCCGCTCACGATCTTCGACGCGAGCATGACGATGAAGAACAGGTTGGTGCGGGCGATCGCACGGCCGACGATGCGCGGCCAGTGGCCGAGATGCTGGCGCCGGCACAGCCGCGTCCCCAGCATGCGCAGGCCGTAGAGGATCGCCACGATCACCGCGCCCGCGGCGCCCGCGATCGCGATGCTCAGATAATGGTTCGCTATCCAGACGAGCACCTGTTCCCAGAAAAGCTCGATGTCGGCGACCGACTGGAAAAGGGCTTGGTCTTCGGAGGTGGCGGCGTTACCCGTCTTAGACATTCAATAGTCCATCATTATTTGCCGGACGTGGTGCCCCAACGAGGTTGAGTGCGGCGGTGTTCCCCGGCACGGGCAAAGCCGCGTGTGGGTTCGGGATCGGGTTCCGGCTCGGATTCGGCCGCCGCCGCTTCGGCCGCGGCTTCGGCTTCGATCGCGGCTTTGGCCTCGGCGGCCTCGATATCGCGGCGTCGGCGACGGAAGGGGTTCCACACCTTCTTCTTCACATAGGTCTGGACATAGCGGTCGAACGCAATCTCCACCGCGATGATGAAATAGATATAGGGCTGGAAGGCGATGCCGACGAAGGAGCAGCCCAGCATGAAGATCAGATGGGCATGCTGGAGCGCCGCAGCCAGCGGCGCCACCCAGGCATTGGGACCTTCCTCCTTCTTGTAGGCGCGTCGCACGATCTCCATGCGGAAGATGCCGACGAGGTGGACGATCAGGAACAGCGCGAGCCCGGGATAGCCCTGCTCGCCGAGCATTTCGAAATAGGCGTTGTGGAACGACCGGCCTTGATCGTAGCCGACCACTTTCACGACCGTGCCGTCGGCGGTCTTGTAGCTCATGTCAATTTCGAGCTTGTTGCCGATATAGGCGTTAAAACCCCCACCGAACGGGTGGCTGCCGGCATAGTTGATCGTCCATTTCCACACCGCCAGCCGGGTGGAGGCCGATGCGTCGGCCTGGTAGCCCTGGATGGTGTCCATCCGCTCGGTATAGCTTTTCGGCAAGAAGGGGACGCCGGCGGCGACGATCCCGACCATGATTCCCAGATAGAGCATCCGCCGCTTCGCCGCGCGCAGCTCCAGCAGCGCCATCAGCACGATGCAGAGCAGGCCGGTGCGGGTCTGGGTGCCGATCGGGATCAGCAGGCACGCGAAGGCGAGTGCATACCA
The sequence above is drawn from the Rhizorhabdus dicambivorans genome and encodes:
- a CDS encoding DUF4880 domain-containing protein codes for the protein MEEGRLARAAHFFARQLDDRSAELRAELDAWLGADPRNAIAFARAGAAWERAAGVGAMAPSPVQDENRRDMAGASQQGQDQQ
- a CDS encoding RNA polymerase sigma factor sigma-70 region 4 domain-containing protein, with product MDDPEWTDADLALLQSLDAAGTPIEQIARRLGRDPQAIEAHLPIARARKGVIPVPEPRASAPRWNGPDEEGDVGPPSGRDEADPSAWVHIGKS
- a CDS encoding extensin-like domain-containing protein; translation: MAFARTSHRLFLTVFIAALGLAFYSWAKGHPQDLPWTPLSLGEQAGRFTNFKIAGLHGDFRSCRRLLDDGAEAYAVLPPARAEGGACGYDDGVRLESSPGFGYAPRAEVSCPVAIGLFLWERQVVQPAALRHFGRPVTRVDSFGSYACRPIRGGREGRWSEHARANAIDIAGFRLSGGRRISVAGDWRRDGAEAAFLREVRNGACRMFATVLSPDYNAAHRDHLHLDQAARGGWSYCR
- a CDS encoding RNA polymerase sigma factor, giving the protein MVDLARIDWFKASILPHERALRACLRRASTAGGDIDDIVSEALVRAYGTEDWVRIGDGRHYLFRIARNVLIDHARRNALVAFDSLDDAGDGEADHRTEAAISARDELRQVQRAIEAMPPQCRRVFVLRRVHERSIGEIAAEMGLSISTVEKHLGKAVALLARVIAEIEEGSFGRGGEPAQRGGGPAGPGGAFLCPAAR
- a CDS encoding putative O-glycosylation ligase, exosortase A system-associated; translated protein: MRDLFLIGFLVSLLLAGFRRPFLFVCAYIYVDIVSPQRLSYYLLSSIPVSLIVFIAAFLGWAMNDDKSLAKPSPRQVVLILLLLLCGYTTLTADHPDAAMEKWDWVWKALVFSIFLPMTLFTRARIEGVLLFMLLCLSSIAVVGGAKTLAGGGGYGTLNLMVANNSGMYESSTISAFAICSIPLILYMAKYSTLVPPSIFARVYWYALAFACLLIPIGTQTRTGLLCIVLMALLELRAAKRRMLYLGIMVGIVAAGVPFLPKSYTERMDTIQGYQADASASTRLAVWKWTINYAGSHPFGGGFNAYIGNKLEIDMSYKTADGTVVKVVGYDQGRSFHNAYFEMLGEQGYPGLALFLIVHLVGIFRMEIVRRAYKKEEGPNAWVAPLAAALQHAHLIFMLGCSFVGIAFQPYIYFIIAVEIAFDRYVQTYVKKKVWNPFRRRRRDIEAAEAKAAIEAEAAAEAAAAESEPEPDPEPTRGFARAGEHRRTQPRWGTTSGK
- a CDS encoding GNAT family N-acetyltransferase translates to MERAIAELQQGFLSPAQIAASRAHMGLDTQLIRDGSYFLVEIDGLLAGCGGWSARATLFGGDASAGRDAAMLDPARDAARIRAMYTDPAFARRGVGRRIIALCEAAAAAAGFGRTEMAATLAGLPLYEACGYGVVERFEAVAPDGVPVPLVRMEKPLHRHSR
- a CDS encoding mechanosensitive ion channel family protein, which encodes MSKTGNAATSEDQALFQSVADIELFWEQVLVWIANHYLSIAIAGAAGAVIVAILYGLRMLGTRLCRRQHLGHWPRIVGRAIARTNLFFIVMLASKIVSGYAAPPAVVADTVRFLFTVAAAIQAAIWVRELVIGIVEHRAGDDEESGYSTLGSAIGIIRLLVTAVCFIVATLAILDNVGVNITGLVASLGIGGIAIGLAAQGIFSDLFASLAIIFDRPFRRGDTVNWDKTTTGTVEAIGLKTTRLRSVTGEEVIISNTNLLNKELHNLTHTMRRRATLMLGVTYQTPPETCRRIPDIVKGIVTRQDKAVFLHCSMINFGASSLDYELMFDVLAEDAEVFNRARHEVCITILETFAAEGIQFAYPTQTTFTAAPDGTMVMPYPEPETSPKPARPAKA